From one Rubrobacter xylanophilus genomic stretch:
- a CDS encoding transposase — protein MGGEGVIRRWPSTSRSASRAFGFPGGSSAAHPYYQRAREVQPGDIKRTTRVVRIFPNREACLRLVTALAVEISEEWVTGRYYLNMEQLKERHSEERAREEVILTQR, from the coding sequence ATCGGTGGCGAAGGAGTCATCCGAAGGTGGCCGAGCACATCGAGGAGTGCCTCTCGTGCTTTTGGCTTTCCCGGAGGCTCATCAGCGGCGCATCCGTACTACCAACGGGCTCGAGAGGTTCAACCAGGAGATATAAAGCGTACAACGAGAGTGGTGAGGATCTTCCCGAACAGGGAGGCGTGTCTAAGGTTGGTTACGGCCCTAGCCGTCGAGATTTCGGAGGAGTGGGTTACGGGGAGGTACTACCTGAATATGGAGCAGCTAAAGGAGCGGCACTCGGAAGAGCGCGCGAGGGAGGAGGTGATTCTCACGCAGCGATGA
- a CDS encoding DNA adenine methylase, whose translation MLADDRLLRGSEASESIVEPFLRWAGGKRWLASTLAPIIRSRLCGTYFEPFLGSGAMFFAVAPERALLSDLNADLVGAFRAVAERPDELLEEVRALPVNAETYYELRAEEPLDPLQRAVRFVYLNRTCYGGIYRENKRGAFNTPYGGGSRTPAPLWERALIERCSPLLRKDGITLEISDFESSLDAAGEGDVVYCDPAYRAATRAHFDRYGAVIFGWEDQVRLAAAARRASARGALVIISNTYCPEVRELYNDATRVLLERTKSIGNAAKDPNRRKEYLIVLDPENNGSSARAWETVGRIER comes from the coding sequence GTGCTAGCGGATGATCGCCTCCTCAGGGGCAGCGAAGCATCCGAAAGCATCGTCGAACCTTTCCTGCGCTGGGCCGGAGGGAAACGTTGGTTGGCGTCGACCCTGGCGCCCATCATAAGGTCGCGGCTCTGCGGCACCTACTTCGAGCCGTTTCTGGGTTCCGGGGCTATGTTCTTCGCGGTAGCCCCAGAAAGGGCACTACTCTCGGACTTGAATGCAGACCTCGTAGGGGCGTTTCGGGCAGTCGCCGAACGGCCTGACGAGCTTCTGGAGGAAGTGCGCGCTTTGCCTGTTAACGCGGAGACTTACTACGAGCTTCGCGCGGAGGAGCCCCTGGATCCCCTCCAGCGTGCCGTGCGCTTCGTCTACCTCAACCGCACCTGCTACGGAGGCATCTACCGCGAGAACAAGCGAGGCGCGTTCAATACTCCCTACGGTGGCGGAAGCCGCACCCCAGCCCCCCTCTGGGAGCGTGCCCTGATAGAGCGTTGTTCACCGCTTCTGCGCAAGGACGGCATCACGCTAGAGATCTCCGACTTCGAGTCGAGTCTGGATGCGGCTGGGGAGGGAGACGTGGTTTACTGCGACCCCGCCTACAGGGCCGCGACTCGAGCTCACTTCGACCGGTATGGAGCCGTCATCTTCGGGTGGGAAGACCAGGTGCGCTTGGCCGCGGCGGCAAGACGTGCCAGCGCGCGCGGCGCGCTCGTGATCATCAGCAACACCTATTGTCCGGAGGTGCGGGAGCTGTACAACGATGCCACGCGCGTCTTGCTCGAAAGGACTAAGTCCATCGGTAACGCGGCCAAAGACCCCAATCGGCGCAAGGAGTACCTGATCGTGTTGGATCCTGAAAATAACGGGAGCTCAGCGCGAGCGTGGGAGACTGTGGGTCGTATTGAGAGGTGA
- a CDS encoding ATP-binding protein produces the protein MVGNPVEQAIERDRAEQRAAREAGPVARIARKYDASSDGEPGRRLLGFLLSLNYDELSIVTCDPWKRACGGVPRNSFVMIKLSDTAVGKEDQAFLDRVILARVTDSVPTPVERDIQGAMFQLHKVQAIPDPVTAKELQWSALKASILGTYYDADDGTGKHVAAFGNDVDTFFAPHAYAVFVPTAEDLDTLINSFVSNSDSFEIGRLRYTETPRPGASEDENVPVKVDPRDFVGHEYGNRTALFGKTRMGKSNIIKVIADTILSSDLGVGQVIFDPSGEYTYINAQDGTSLYAMHPDKCVRYSLVPKKLPPEEEERDFEVPKSLKINFYESVSVGHALIRGLWDSEWSDKPGYVQPILNWDPRDLREQPNRSDYSAFKHFWRTMAMWFAVLKLAGYESEPDKRIPVDFQKNVKKELVKKLGDAVTDDAGEFAQTQLIKALPAIYKEVASLWKEHRAKKYWFENSSDGSPYFNDVERALLDILEDEGSKRGTRYLIPFRKYHDVAGSNTFEAISEHARSGKTVLIDFARADEGVRRNLSERICGRILSDMEKAFGEGKLKDDDFVVLYFEEAHQLFPQADRDLNNVYNRLAKEGAKFHVSMVYATQSMTTLSPDLLKNTENFFIAHLDDDREVKEVTRRYAFRDVGDDVQRTMSKGFVRMITQSHRFALPVQIRKFEPREAEKPGSSRSDGANGQRRLP, from the coding sequence ATGGTCGGAAACCCGGTTGAGCAAGCCATTGAACGGGATCGAGCGGAGCAACGGGCCGCACGCGAGGCCGGACCGGTAGCCCGCATCGCCCGCAAGTACGACGCAAGCTCCGACGGCGAGCCAGGCAGGCGACTCCTGGGATTTCTTCTTTCGCTGAACTACGACGAACTCTCGATCGTCACATGCGATCCCTGGAAGCGGGCTTGCGGCGGGGTACCGCGCAACTCGTTCGTAATGATCAAGCTGAGCGACACGGCCGTTGGCAAGGAGGATCAGGCGTTCCTCGACCGCGTCATCCTCGCTCGCGTGACGGACTCCGTGCCTACCCCGGTCGAACGCGACATTCAGGGAGCCATGTTCCAGCTCCATAAGGTCCAGGCGATTCCCGACCCGGTAACGGCTAAAGAGCTTCAGTGGAGCGCTCTGAAAGCCTCCATTCTCGGCACCTACTATGATGCCGACGATGGCACAGGCAAACACGTCGCCGCGTTCGGCAACGATGTGGACACCTTCTTTGCCCCGCACGCCTACGCGGTTTTCGTCCCGACCGCGGAAGACCTCGACACCCTGATAAACAGCTTCGTAAGCAACTCCGACTCGTTTGAGATCGGACGGTTGCGGTATACGGAGACGCCGCGCCCGGGAGCAAGCGAGGACGAGAACGTGCCGGTAAAGGTGGACCCTAGGGATTTCGTCGGCCACGAGTACGGTAACCGCACCGCGCTCTTCGGGAAGACGAGGATGGGCAAGTCCAACATCATAAAAGTGATAGCCGATACGATTCTCTCTTCCGACCTCGGTGTGGGGCAGGTGATCTTCGATCCGTCCGGCGAGTACACGTACATCAATGCGCAGGACGGGACCAGCCTCTACGCTATGCACCCTGACAAGTGCGTGCGCTACAGTCTCGTGCCGAAAAAACTCCCACCCGAGGAGGAGGAACGAGATTTTGAGGTTCCCAAGAGCCTCAAGATCAACTTCTATGAGTCCGTGTCAGTAGGGCATGCCTTGATAAGGGGACTTTGGGACAGTGAATGGTCCGACAAGCCTGGTTACGTCCAGCCGATCTTGAACTGGGATCCCAGGGATCTGCGTGAACAACCTAATCGTTCCGATTACAGTGCCTTTAAACATTTCTGGCGCACGATGGCTATGTGGTTCGCAGTTCTCAAGCTTGCCGGGTATGAATCTGAGCCCGACAAGCGGATCCCAGTGGACTTTCAAAAGAACGTCAAGAAAGAACTAGTGAAAAAGCTCGGTGACGCGGTGACTGATGACGCCGGGGAGTTTGCGCAAACACAACTTATCAAAGCCCTGCCGGCAATCTATAAAGAGGTTGCTTCACTTTGGAAGGAGCACCGTGCTAAGAAGTACTGGTTCGAAAATTCTTCGGACGGTAGCCCTTACTTTAACGATGTCGAGAGAGCATTGCTTGATATCTTGGAGGATGAAGGATCGAAACGGGGTACGCGATACTTGATTCCGTTTCGTAAATATCACGACGTTGCCGGATCTAATACTTTTGAGGCGATCTCGGAGCATGCCCGCTCAGGTAAGACAGTGCTTATAGACTTTGCAAGGGCGGATGAAGGGGTCCGCAGAAACCTCTCGGAGCGCATCTGCGGGCGGATTCTCTCCGACATGGAGAAAGCGTTCGGCGAGGGCAAGCTCAAAGACGACGACTTCGTGGTCCTCTATTTTGAGGAGGCCCACCAGCTCTTCCCTCAGGCCGACCGGGATCTGAACAACGTCTACAACAGGCTCGCCAAGGAGGGGGCGAAGTTCCACGTGAGCATGGTCTACGCTACGCAGTCGATGACCACGCTCTCACCGGACCTGCTCAAGAACACCGAGAACTTCTTCATCGCCCACCTCGACGATGATCGCGAGGTCAAGGAGGTGACCCGCAGGTACGCCTTCCGGGATGTTGGCGACGACGTGCAGAGGACGATGAGCAAGGGGTTCGTGCGCATGATCACCCAGTCGCACCGCTTCGCCCTCCCTGTCCAGATCCGCAAGTTCGAGCCACGCGAAGCCGAGAAGCCAGGCAGCTCGCGGTCTGACGGCGCAAACGGCCAGAGGAGGCTCCCTTAG
- a CDS encoding glycine cleavage T C-terminal barrel domain-containing protein yields MGFSVTSMRQQPQVYAWSRFGQPEYTNWLDESLSWKDTCYIGDWSFLWQHKFRGPDVIKLFSDLSVNSFARFAPGQSKHVIHTNDGGKVIHEGILTRFPGDEYVLHGRGGFWVRYNLERGDYNASVEQDDWFIYQVSGPNSIKLLGKLDPSLSFLDTRYMWISPITIAGHRIWALRQGMAGELGFELQGPAEIGKEIYEAVLEAGQEFGIRRMGARVAMINHLESCVPTIATDYIPAIFEDELSEYLEFFLSSMPSYAQPAYIAGSYQGREISEYYRSPVELGWERNVSFDHEFPGREALMAEKAKPRRVMRTLVWNSEDVVDVYASLFREGAHYTYMEIPRDPWGFMWADRIERDGRLVGVATSRGYSYYFRKMLSLATIDVDHAEPGTEVTVIWGNPGEPEKAIRAVVAPVPYKPDRSRGDLRAAL; encoded by the coding sequence ATGGGCTTTTCCGTCACCAGCATGCGTCAGCAGCCCCAGGTATATGCCTGGAGCCGGTTTGGGCAGCCGGAGTACACCAACTGGCTCGACGAGAGCCTCTCGTGGAAGGACACGTGCTATATCGGAGACTGGTCGTTTCTCTGGCAGCACAAGTTCCGCGGACCCGATGTCATCAAGCTGTTCTCTGATTTATCTGTGAACAGCTTTGCGAGGTTTGCGCCGGGGCAGTCCAAGCACGTCATTCACACCAATGACGGCGGGAAGGTAATTCACGAAGGGATTCTCACGCGCTTTCCTGGTGATGAGTATGTACTGCACGGGCGCGGCGGCTTCTGGGTTCGCTACAACCTCGAACGAGGTGATTACAACGCTAGCGTGGAGCAAGATGACTGGTTCATCTACCAGGTGTCCGGGCCTAACTCAATCAAGCTGCTTGGAAAGCTTGACCCTTCGCTGTCGTTTCTCGACACTCGCTACATGTGGATCAGTCCGATCACGATCGCCGGTCACAGGATCTGGGCGCTACGCCAGGGCATGGCGGGTGAGCTTGGTTTCGAGCTCCAGGGGCCTGCAGAGATCGGCAAGGAGATCTATGAGGCGGTGCTCGAGGCCGGGCAGGAGTTTGGGATCCGCAGGATGGGCGCGCGTGTGGCGATGATCAACCACCTCGAGAGCTGTGTGCCGACCATCGCTACCGACTACATCCCGGCGATCTTCGAGGACGAGCTCTCTGAGTATTTGGAGTTCTTCCTCTCATCAATGCCGTCCTATGCTCAGCCAGCCTATATCGCGGGCAGCTACCAGGGGCGCGAGATCAGTGAGTACTACCGCAGTCCGGTGGAGCTGGGCTGGGAGCGGAACGTCAGCTTTGACCACGAGTTCCCAGGACGTGAGGCGCTGATGGCGGAGAAGGCAAAGCCGCGCCGCGTCATGCGCACGTTGGTCTGGAACTCCGAGGACGTTGTTGATGTGTACGCCTCCCTCTTCCGCGAGGGCGCTCACTACACGTATATGGAGATACCCCGCGACCCGTGGGGGTTCATGTGGGCGGATCGGATCGAGCGGGACGGCAGGCTCGTCGGTGTGGCCACCTCGCGCGGCTACAGCTATTACTTCCGCAAGATGCTCTCCCTCGCCACGATCGACGTCGATCATGCCGAACCAGGCACGGAGGTGACGGTCATCTGGGGTAACCCCGGCGAGCCCGAGAAGGCAATTCGCGCTGTGGTCGCACCCGTTCCGTACAAGCCGGACAGAAGCCGAGGCGATCTGCGCGCAGCGCTGTGA
- a CDS encoding helicase-related protein: MIFKPEVVTNKKGETVAKALAGYWQGLLGAMKEPPKLAISTAYFNLGGFNLLADQLEQAAHVRLMLGAEPDVAEDLSRLRHLTGDHLPEEDGRIRLAEALKEHHRLMEEDRNLIAFSRKADEQISRMIAWLRSERVEVRLLKGRFLHGKAFIVETNHDGVLAGSSNFTYAGLARNIELNLGQYQPSVVKEVMDWYEDNWDAAQPFDLAGLYEKRFGEYDPYVIYLKMLWERYKNELGREESPPGLDLTGFQRDGLYRAMDYLRRNNGVLIADGVGLGKTYLAGELIRQATQDRRQRVLLIAPAALRDGPWKQFLDEYFLGGVQVVSFQELAGEPALGGTGKRVLRHHPNDYAMVVIDEAHAYRNPETNRAKTLRQLLAGSPPKQVVLLTATPVNNSLWDLYYLLSYFIRNDAAFLEAGIPSLRKHFKEANAEDPDNLSPDKLFDVLDAVAVRRTRRFVKRFYPNERIKRGDTEITIAFPQPTVLRESYELDDLLRDFFPRFAHALGADVKAADSPLPSPEDFDYGKQLTLARYAPSAYRTDGEPDAFELQAAGLLSSGLLKRFESSAHAFARTCRKMACSHTRFLEALEKGWVLTSDALAAWNRTDSDEFDPEAIAGGRRDHASNYDVQKLREAVRADRELLEGFAAEAEQVSNESDPKLNALVEALVKIAKEAKDEAVSKDDERNKRKVIIFSYYADTVEWIKKRLEKECAEDPRLAPYRDRLATVTGSSVGSEDVLFGFAPVSSQAPAGRNEDKYDLLIATDVLAEGVNLQQARHIINFDLPWNPMRLVQRHGRIDRIGSPHSRVYLRCFFPSKDLDALLGLEATLQRKITQAAKSIGVEGEIVPGSKSSDQVFAHTKEQIEALFREDATLFEQAEDTGTLSGEEFRRELANALNDTHWRNSVKDLPWVAGSGKISEGPGGFVFCARVGDHPRPQYRWVPIAEDGASIQAEAIVEDTLTCLGKAVCSPETERVLPESIADLAYDAWEAARRHIFERWIEATDPANTQPAIPKPMRDAADLLRTHPPGDLSTDRLHRLLDTIEAPYDTRIQRMMRKALDAHGDVRERVAAVIRLVEDLGLEPPPEVEPLPEIEKEDVNLVAWMALVPGDNGA; this comes from the coding sequence ATGATCTTCAAGCCGGAGGTCGTCACCAACAAGAAGGGCGAGACGGTCGCGAAGGCGCTCGCGGGCTACTGGCAGGGGCTCCTCGGCGCGATGAAGGAGCCGCCGAAGCTTGCGATCTCCACCGCCTATTTCAACCTTGGAGGGTTCAACCTGCTCGCCGACCAGTTAGAGCAGGCCGCTCACGTCCGCCTGATGCTCGGGGCCGAGCCGGACGTGGCCGAGGACCTGAGCCGTCTGCGCCACCTCACCGGCGACCACCTCCCCGAGGAAGATGGCCGCATCCGTCTTGCCGAGGCTCTCAAGGAGCATCACCGCCTCATGGAGGAAGACCGGAACCTCATCGCCTTCTCCCGCAAAGCTGACGAGCAGATAAGCCGCATGATCGCGTGGCTTCGCTCCGAACGCGTCGAGGTCAGGCTCCTCAAGGGAAGGTTCTTGCACGGCAAAGCCTTCATCGTCGAGACCAACCACGACGGTGTGCTGGCGGGCTCCTCCAACTTCACCTACGCCGGTCTTGCCCGCAACATCGAGTTGAACCTCGGCCAATACCAGCCCAGTGTCGTTAAAGAGGTGATGGACTGGTACGAGGATAACTGGGATGCCGCGCAGCCCTTCGATCTTGCCGGACTCTATGAGAAGCGGTTCGGCGAGTACGATCCCTACGTTATCTACCTCAAGATGCTTTGGGAACGTTACAAGAACGAGCTGGGTCGTGAAGAGTCACCGCCAGGTCTCGACCTCACCGGTTTCCAGCGCGATGGCCTATATCGCGCCATGGATTACCTTCGCCGCAACAACGGGGTCCTCATCGCCGACGGTGTCGGTCTCGGCAAGACCTACCTCGCGGGCGAGTTGATCCGCCAGGCTACACAGGATAGGCGACAGCGTGTGCTCCTGATCGCTCCGGCCGCCCTACGGGATGGTCCGTGGAAGCAATTCCTCGACGAATATTTCCTCGGCGGCGTGCAAGTCGTCTCGTTCCAGGAACTTGCGGGAGAGCCCGCCCTCGGCGGGACCGGCAAGCGGGTGCTTCGCCATCATCCCAACGACTACGCGATGGTCGTCATAGATGAGGCCCACGCCTACCGCAACCCCGAGACCAACCGGGCCAAGACGCTCAGGCAGCTCCTCGCGGGTTCTCCTCCGAAGCAGGTCGTCCTCCTGACCGCCACCCCGGTTAACAATAGCCTGTGGGATCTCTACTACCTGCTCTCGTACTTCATCCGCAACGACGCCGCATTCCTGGAAGCAGGTATCCCGTCCTTGAGGAAACACTTCAAAGAGGCTAACGCCGAGGACCCGGACAACCTTTCCCCGGACAAGCTCTTCGATGTACTCGACGCCGTCGCCGTGAGGCGTACCCGGCGCTTCGTCAAGCGCTTCTACCCGAATGAGCGCATTAAGAGGGGCGATACCGAGATAACCATAGCGTTCCCGCAGCCTACTGTCCTGCGCGAGAGCTACGAGCTCGACGATCTGCTACGCGACTTCTTCCCCCGCTTCGCCCACGCGCTCGGGGCGGACGTCAAGGCTGCAGACAGCCCGCTCCCGTCGCCTGAGGACTTCGACTACGGCAAGCAGCTCACCCTCGCCCGCTACGCACCGTCAGCGTACCGGACTGACGGCGAGCCCGACGCCTTCGAGCTGCAAGCCGCAGGTCTCTTGAGCTCCGGCCTCCTCAAGCGCTTCGAGTCCTCCGCCCACGCCTTCGCCCGTACCTGCCGCAAGATGGCGTGTAGCCACACCAGGTTCCTCGAAGCCTTGGAAAAGGGGTGGGTTTTGACCAGCGATGCTTTGGCCGCCTGGAACCGCACCGACTCCGACGAGTTCGACCCGGAGGCCATCGCCGGGGGCCGCCGCGACCATGCAAGCAACTACGACGTCCAAAAGCTGCGCGAAGCCGTCCGGGCCGACCGGGAACTCCTCGAAGGCTTCGCCGCAGAGGCCGAGCAGGTGAGCAACGAGTCCGACCCCAAGCTCAACGCGCTCGTCGAGGCTCTCGTGAAGATCGCAAAAGAGGCGAAGGACGAGGCCGTCTCCAAAGATGACGAGCGCAACAAGCGTAAAGTTATTATCTTCTCATACTACGCTGACACCGTCGAGTGGATAAAGAAGCGGCTGGAGAAGGAATGCGCCGAAGATCCGCGCCTAGCGCCGTACCGTGACAGACTCGCCACCGTAACCGGCAGCAGCGTCGGTAGTGAAGATGTTCTCTTCGGCTTCGCTCCAGTCTCATCGCAGGCCCCAGCAGGGCGCAACGAGGACAAGTACGACCTCCTGATCGCAACGGACGTGCTCGCGGAGGGCGTCAACCTCCAGCAAGCGCGGCACATCATAAACTTTGACCTGCCCTGGAACCCGATGCGCCTCGTTCAGCGCCACGGCCGCATAGACCGCATCGGGTCTCCGCACAGCCGTGTCTATCTGCGCTGCTTTTTCCCAAGCAAGGATCTCGATGCCCTGCTCGGTCTGGAGGCTACCCTGCAGCGCAAGATCACCCAAGCCGCCAAGTCCATCGGCGTTGAAGGAGAGATTGTCCCAGGCTCCAAGTCCTCTGACCAAGTCTTTGCCCACACCAAAGAGCAGATAGAAGCTCTCTTCAGGGAAGACGCCACGCTCTTTGAACAAGCAGAGGACACTGGCACCCTCTCCGGTGAGGAGTTCCGGCGTGAACTGGCCAACGCCTTAAACGACACTCACTGGCGGAACTCCGTCAAGGACCTCCCATGGGTAGCTGGTAGCGGCAAGATCTCTGAAGGTCCCGGCGGGTTCGTCTTCTGCGCCCGAGTCGGTGACCATCCGAGACCCCAGTACCGCTGGGTTCCGATCGCCGAAGACGGAGCGAGCATCCAGGCTGAAGCGATAGTAGAAGACACCCTAACCTGTCTCGGCAAGGCGGTCTGCTCCCCTGAGACCGAGCGAGTGCTGCCAGAGAGCATCGCCGATCTCGCATACGACGCTTGGGAGGCAGCCCGCCGGCACATCTTCGAGCGTTGGATCGAGGCCACCGACCCGGCAAACACGCAGCCCGCCATACCCAAGCCGATGCGCGACGCCGCCGACCTGTTGCGTACCCATCCTCCAGGTGACCTCAGCACCGACCGCCTGCATCGGCTCCTCGACACCATCGAGGCGCCCTACGACACCCGCATCCAGCGCATGATGCGTAAGGCCCTGGATGCGCACGGGGACGTGAGAGAACGGGTTGCGGCGGTCATTCGGCTTGTCGAAGATCTCGGCCTCGAACCGCCGCCAGAGGTAGAGCCCTTGCCGGAGATTGAAAAAGAGGATGTCAACTTGGTTGCTTGGATGGCACTCGTGCCCGGCGACAACGGTGCATAG